CCGGACGATCTCGGCGACCGTCTCGCCCATCGTCCGGATATGCGCCCAGTTGGCGTCGGTCTCGTCCTGCAGATCCGAGACGGTGTGGCGGACCAGTGCCGTCTTCCCGACGCCGTGGGGACCGTACAGCAGGACATCGTCGGGGCGCTCGCCGCGCAACGCCGGCTCGAACGCACGTGCGAGGGCGTTCTGCTCGGCGTCCCGATGGAGTAACCGATCGGGGACGTACTCGCCCTCGAAAACGTGCGGGTTACTGATCACGTCTCCCGACTGACGGGAGATGGGTACAAAAAGGTTCGATCCGTTTCCGGCAGGGTTGTGATATGTTTTTGTGGACCCATCACCCACCCTATTGAGTCAGTGACAAGAAACGGGTCCACCAACCCTTTCACCCACCCGGGGGATACGGCAGGCGTGCGATGTCTCGGGGATACGAGTGGTTGGTCAAGTGGTACACAGCTGATTCAGTCTGGCGACGCGCCGTCGCGCTGGTTCTGAAGCTCGGAATCGAGGCAGGGACCGTCGCCATCGCGACGGCTATCGCTCCGGGTTTGTTCTGGATGCTCTCGCGCGCGAACTCAACACCCACCCTCGATGCAGGGGCTATCCTCGGCATTTGGGGGACAGCAATCGCGCTGGTGTTCAATCAAGCGTACTGTTTTTCGACGAGCGAACGGGATCGGTCGATCACCGAGTCCGAGGACGACCAAGAAGCTCCAGCAAGTCGGACTCGGTGAGGAGCGTCCCGCGGAACCCTTCGGGCACCAGTGCGTCCTCTCCAAGAAGCCGGCCGCCGACCTCGACCACCACCATCGAGGGGGAGAGGTACCAGGCGTACTCCCCCAGCTTGATGTCGGCGGCAGGGACAGCCATCGCTACGATCACGGCGACCGTTTGCCCGGCAGAGGCGGCAAGCAAACCGGCAACGACCCCCAGCAACATGGCAACGTTCGCCTGGACGGTAAGCGCGGCGAGTAAGTACTTTCCGGACATGCCGGTCCCGGAGACATCACGCTGGTAGGGGTACCCCTCATTGAAGATCCGGCGCGCCATGAACATGCCCGCGTGGAGGCTTGCACCGGCGATCCCAAGATAGAGATACATCGCGGCCTCGGCACCGACGCCCAGGCCGACGACGATCTGGATCGGGAGTGTCGTCAGGAACAATGTCGAGCCGGCGTCGGTGCTCCGCGTGACCGTCATGACGATCATTTCACCGACCCGTCGGGGGATGCCTGGCTGTTCGGTCGCCACTATGTATCGTGTACGTGCCGCACCGCAAAAAGTACTTTCGCAGCCCCGTCGCTCAGTGCTGGCGCCAGTACCAGCGCGAGCGGGCGTGTTTCTGCGGGCAGTCCCAGCGGTGACAGATGTGGTCGGAGTTCCTCGCCGACCGCCAGCATGAGAGGCAAGTTACGACGCCGGTCGGCTCGCCCTTCTTGAACCCGTCGACGTGGACGGGCGACCGCGAGCGCATCAGCTGGAAGTGCGTATCGGGATCCGAGAACGACGCTCGGCGCTCACTCACTTGTGGTCACCTCCACCCACACGCCCTTGCGCGTCTGGACGACCAGCTCGGAGTCGCTCCGCGGGATCGGCACGCGAAAGAACTCGAAGGACATCGTGACCAGGCTCATCGGTCGGCCGCCTCCGGCCCCGTAATCGTCTCGGCCGCCCCCGCGGCCGTGATCACGTCGACCACGTCGGTCGCCCCGGTGCCGATCTCCAGCTCGGCGTCGGCGACGATCTCGCGGCCGACCGGCCGCCACTTGTCGCCGTCGTACTCCTCGTCGTGCATCGTCCACCCGCCGGCGTCGCGGCGCTCCAGACGGATCCGGCGTCTGTTCGATGCCTCGTTGGTGAACGCCAGCGTGATGCCCTCCTCAGGCATCGTCGTCCTCCTCGCTGTGGAGCCGTGCGACCCGCTCCAGCCGAGACCGCGGGTAGGCGTAGGTCTGCAGGCGGCCGACATCGACGGTCGTCCGCTGCGGGAACACGGCCTCGACGACGTGGTCGTCGGCGGGGAACTCGGGGTTGACGTCGGCGACGGTCAGGTCGTCGTCGACCGCGACCTCGTCGGCGCGCTCGGCCGGCGTGCCGACGACGAGCATCGTCGCGGCCTCGTCGGGGTCGTCCTCCTGACGGTCCTGGACGTGGTCTCCGACGTGGAGCTGCGGAAGGTCGTCGGTATCGCCAGCCTCGTTGTTACCGCCATCCGGGAGCTCGATCCCCGGCGGGAGTCCCGGACCAGGGTCGGGTTGCGGTTTCTCGTCGGGTTGGCGGTCTTCCCACGGGGGTCGCGTCATCGCGCGCCCCTCCCGTCGTCCGCCCGGGACCCGCCGCGCAGGTAGTCGAACGCGTCGACGCCGTCGGGGCCGTGGGACTGGACGACCAGCCCCTCCCAGATGCGCTGCTCGTCGGTGTCGGACCACTTACTCATCACGCATCACGCTCCAGAGTCGGGAGGTCGCGACCGCCACACTCGGGACAGCACCCGTCGACGGTCAGCCAGTCACCGGTGAACCCACAGTCCCGGCAGTCCCAGACGAACTCGTCGGTCGCCTGTACACCTGGCGCCCCGTCGGACACCTCAGCCGCTTCGAGGACCTCCTCGATGTCGTCGAGGATGTCGTCGATACGCTGGCGGCAACGCTCGTCGCGCTCCAGCTCGGACTCCGCCCGGCCGGCAGCCTGGGCGTACTTCCCATCTTCGACGAGCGCGGCGACGTCTTGGTGGCCGCTCGCGATCGAGTCGAGTTTACTCCGGGCGCTGTCCAGCCGGCCGAGCGCGCGGGCGGTGGAGAGCTGCATCAGTCCGCCGCCTCCGTAGCGGCCTGCTGGCACTGGATGTCCGCGGCGCGGGCCCGGGCGGCCTGGTGTCGCTGCATCGAGTCCAGCGAGTCGGTGTTGGTCCACCACTGGTCGATCCAGCCGCACTTGCTGGCGACGTAGTCGATCCAGTTGACGACGCGGTGCTGGGCCAGGTCTTCGACGTGGTCGACCTCGCCGTCGACCGTGACGATGATCCGGGCGCGGACGCGGTCGAACTGGTGGGCGCGGCCCTTGGCGTCGTAGCCGAAGACGCCGGCGCGGCTGATCTGTGCCTCGGTAACTTCTTGGGTGTCGGATTCGTGTTCGCTCATGCTTCCTCGTAGGGAAGCGCGGTCGGGCGTGTTGTCGCACGCCCCGGCCAACTTCTGACCGGCGTCCCGCGCTTCTTACCAGTATATCTATTCGCCACCCACTTATAGTTAACGTATCGTAGTCTACTATACGGTGCAACGTACCCAAAGCTACATTACGTATCCGACACACTGTTAGTACATGGCGGTGCAACCAACGGGCGTGCTCACGCCCGACGAACTGAACGACACGGACGGCCGCGTCCTCGACGTGCTCCACGACGGCCGAGTTACGCCGCAGTACGTGGCCGGCGAACTGGATGTCTCACGGACGTACGCGAGCGAGCGCCTCAAGCGGCTGGTCGAACACAACCACGTCCGCAAGCTGGCGTCGGGGTTGTACGAACTCGCCGACGACCCGCGCGAGGAGGACAGCGCTGCCGCTGACGAGTCCGACCTCCGCGCCCGGCTGCAGGACGCGCTCGAAGCCCGGGACGACGCCCAGGCCCGGGCCGACCGGCTGGCCGACCGCGTCGCCGACCTCGAAGCACAGCTCGACGACGCTCGGGGCGGACAGGACACCGACACGGGCACGGTCGCCGAGGCCGCCGACGCACTCGCGCGTGGGCTGAATCGACTCCCTGACGACGCCCCGGGGCGGACGTCCCTGGAAGACGCGCGGGCGCTGCTGGAGGGGGCGGTCGGCGATGATTAGTTGGCAGCCCCGATCCGCCCGGAACAACCGGCCGATGAACTGGCCAGACGAGGATGAAGACCTGCCGACGATGGAGGACTACCTCGAAGCCACGGAGGGCGACGATGAAGCGTGACCGCCAGGACTTCAAGCGCGATCTCCCGGCGCCGCCGACGCGCTCGCAGGACAACTACGCGTCGGCGCTGGCCGAGGTCTACCGCACGCTCGACGAGGCCGAGCTGGTCGCGCCCGGCGCCGACGAACGCGAGTGGGTCGGCGAGATCCGCGAGCAGGTGCGCGGCGAGTTGATCCACGTCATCGAGGACGAGGATGGAGAGTGAGGACCTCCCACCCGTCCTCACGTTCGAGTGGGCGCGGTAGCGAAATGAGGGACGTGCCCTGAAAACAGGCACGTCCACGTCAACGGGTGGGTTGGGTGGGTGGGAATGGTGTCTGCAACGAAGTGGATGGCTTCGTTAGCCCGTGTGTGCGGGCCACTTTCCAGTTCTGTGTGGAGTGGTATAATAATTCGCCCAATTTGTTTAGGTGGCCATCGGAACGTGCATGAACTGGTCAGACGGTCATGTTGAGTCGTGGAGCGATCTCGATGTTCCAATCGTAGATGCGGAGGGTCTGAGCGGTTGCTGACTTTGTTCGCGCCTCGGCGTTGAACAGATAGAGGTGACTCTGAGCGTCCGCTGATGTGGTTGAGTTATCCAGCGGCGGCACGTGCTCGTCGCACATCCACGCCCCGTTTTCGGTGTTGTGGTCGACCGATGCGGAGATGCGGTCCAGCGAGCGCGTCATCCGGATCTGATAGTGAGTCGGTCCACCCGTCGGATTGGGTAGCGTCGCAGCTCCCGTCTGGAAGTCAGTCCCGTCAGAGGCCCAGAGGTTCGTGTTGCCGCTATTGAAGTAGAGGCCGACGAAGGTCTGGCCGCCAGCAGCAGTGAATCCTCGTCCGATGTGGCCCGCGAAATCAGTCATGTTGTCGATCTCGCAGACGACATTGAGCACCATGTCCGCCCAGTCTACTCCCTCGGCGTTGGTGAGCGGCGCCGCCGACCGCTGCATCATCATAGCCGCTTTGTTGCCCGACGCGGAGTTGTCGACATCGAGCTGGTAGTGGGGGCGCCCCGTCTGCTGGATCGTCACAGCGCTGTTGGACCCGACCTCAGTGGTCTGGTAGCCATCCAGCGACGTGATCGCGTCCTGGTATCCCCAACTCAGCGACTCCCACGTCTCCTCGACGGTCGGCTCGATACCGCCGTTTGACTGCCAATCCGTCCGATAATCGGTATCATCGCCCGCGTAGGACTGCTGCATCCACCAGTGTCCGTCCTGGTAGATGTGCAGTTTGCCGTACGGCGTGACAGACCCATCGAAGTCGGTGCCGGTAATCCCGACACCATGCGGGAAATGCTGGTAGAAATACGGCGTCTGCCCCCACCGCTGTACCAACGAGTGATCGAACGACGGCGAGCGTCCGAAGTTACTCAGATGGTGGCTGTGGCCGAACGTAACCAATTCGATGTTGTCGTGCTGGTCGATGAGATGCCCGTATTTCGCCTGGTCGTAGAGTCCGATGTTGTCGTACCCGCTGTGCGTGCCTGGTGGGATCGGGGTGTGGGTAAAGACGTAGACGGGTTTGTTGGTACTCTCCAGCTCGTTTTTGAACCAGTCGAACTGCCCCGATGGGACGCTCGAGTCGAGGTTGGCTTCGGACCCGTCGTTGAACCCCGTGTTCAGGACGATGATCTTTCCGTGGTGTTTGTCGATACTGTAGTAGGTGTCCGAATCCTCGCTGATGCCCCACGGACCGTATGACCACTGGTAGTCCCACGTCCCCGCGTTGGCGAACTCGTGGTTGCCCCAGACCATGTGGTAGGGGATCGAGTCGTTGAGTTGGCCCTCCAGGTAGTCCCTGAAGTCGGTGATGCGCTGCTGAGAGTTGCTTTGGCTGCTGTTGTCTTCGGTCGTGATGTCCCCACCCAGAATCACCAGATCGGCACCGCCGTCACCCCACGAATTCATGTCCGCTGCGAACTCGTCGATTTTCGCCTCGAGGGCGGTCTGGGAGACAAACGAGTTATTGCTGGAGTTGCCCCAGTGAGAGTCGGTCCAATACCCAACTTTCAGCGGCTTCGTGTTGAGTTGCTCTGCACTGATCGACGGGTCAGAGTTCTGCTCGGCGACCGCGCCCGCGCCGGCGTCGACGATCGCGATGAGTAGCGACGGCGTCGACGGTTCCGAGCCGTCCGCGTCGATGTGGTAGTTGAGCGACTCATCCACATCCGACGCACCGGCGTCGAACGTCAAGAACACGTGGTTCGTGCCCGACGAGTCCTGCAGTGGGAGGCCCGCGCGCGGGTCAGGGAATACATCCCACGCCCGATCGGCATCACGAACGACCGCATGGCCGCTGCCGATGTCGATCGTCCCATCGCCGTTGGGCGTGACGGACATGCCTCGCTCAACGTAGTCGGTCTGGTTGGACTTGGCCGCTCGCTGGGCCAGGTTCTGTTCGCTCAGCTGGTCGCCGTCGTTGAAGAGTACCTTATCACTCATTGGTTGTCACGAGTGTCTGCGTGCTAACTGTGGCTGACCCGACTACCATCGACTCGGATTCGTCATCAACCGCCGTCTCCGCACCGTCTGTTGCGGTGTCGGGTGTCGGTGCTGTGGTTGGAGGGGGTCCCGTTGCCGTCTCCTGGCCGAAAAGACCGCTGCAACCCGGGAGCGTCGCAGCGATAAGAACTAAAACATCCCGTCGTCGGGGCATACCGACTGATTGCCATCGGCCGATAAATACTTGGTGACCAGCAATCGGCCGCTCGCCCCGCCGTGTGGGGGTCACTGCTGGCCTGGTTACGACCGCCGGACGGTGCTCCCCAGAAGCGCGCGGATCTGACCAACACGCTCGGCGGCCGAGTCCCGGGAGCCAAGACGGAGGCGGACGCCCTCCGGCGTCTCTTCCGTGTCGCGCGGCTCCAGGGCGTCGTAGGGCAGCTGGCTCAAGTCGATCGCCTCGACGACCGACCAGTCCGACGCGTCCGGCGGGAGGTCGACCGTCGCTTCATACAGCGGCTCGGAGAGGTCCTGCGCGAGGATGCGGGCCACCTGACCGCAGGCGCGTTCGGTTGGCAGGTTCGGAAGGTCGCGGACGATCTCGCGGGGGTTGCTCCCAGCACCGTCGACCGTGTGGCTGCTCTCTGGTTTGTACCAGTAGTCGACCGACAGCGCCTGCCCGTCAGCGATGGTCCCGCTGGCGAGCGTCCGGATGCGTCCGTCGACCGCGTCAAGTTCGTAATCGGTCCGGTAGGAGTACTCCGTGCTGGAGTTCGCGTCGGCGACGGATTCCTGGCCGAGTAGTAGGTTCGTGTCGGGGAGGTCGACCCACGTCCCGTGGTCGGCGGTCACTTGCTCGTCTCGCGTGATCTGTTTCGAGCCCTTGATCGTCACCTTCTCGACGGCGTTCTCGACGGTCTTCGTCGCCGAGAAGTCGAGTACGGGCGCATCCCGGTCGGCGGTCCGCTGGCCGGGCTCCGCCCACTCGAACGAGAGGTTGCCCTCGGCGTCCGTGTCGATGGCCCAAAAGGCGTCTCCGTACTGCTGGGCGATCTCGTTGAGGACGGTCTTGGCCGACCCGTCGTACGTCTGGTCGACCAGTAGCGGGATATCCTCCAGCTCGGCGTCGAGCGTCCAGCTGTCCAGTACCGGCCGCTCGAACCCCTGGGTCGGTGTGGTGTCCGTCCGAGAGCCGTACCCTCGGAGCCCGACCCGCCAGCGGAGGGCCTCGCCGATATCGGCGAAGTCCGTGCTGAACGTGGAGACGCCGGCACTGCTGTCCGTATATGAGACGCCCCGATCGTTCGACAGCCCGAGGCGCTCGATCCCGGACGCGTCGTCGACAGCGACCGAGATCTCCCCGCCGGTGACTGCCCGCACTTGACTCTCCCCGTCGAAGGCCTGGATCGGTATCGATCCGCCGTTCCCGACAGGGTAGTCCGCTGGGTATTTCAGGGCGTCGTTGGCGTTCGTCGACTCGGAGAACGCGTTAACATCGTGATATCGCTGGTCGTAGAGCGTGACGGCGTCGAGGTCCATCTCGGCGTTCTGGAGCGAGTCGTAGTCGGTCCCGACGACGACTGCCCCCTTCATCCCGTCCGAGGAGTTATCGGTGCTGCCGTGAGTTTCGCAGTAGTAGCGATAGACGCCCTCGTCGTCGAACGTCACCGGACCGTAGGTCACGCTGGTCGACGTGATCGGCACGCCCGAGTCAAATTCGCCGGTCTCCTCAACGACGTTGTGCGACTCCGTGTCGTCGTCCCACTGCCAGGTGACATCTGTCCCGGGGTCGACCCAGATGGCGGGCTCGCCGCTCGTCGGGTGCTCGAAGGTCCGGCTGCCGTTGTTCCCCACGTCGATCTGGACACTGGCGTTCCCGCGCAGGTCTTCGGTCGTCCCGTCGTAGTTCGGTGTGTTGTTAAACCAGTCTCCGTAGTCGGGCGAGCCGCTGGCCGTCTGCGTACACTCGACGCGGACGCTGTGGGTCCCCGGAGCGAGATCGTCGTTCCACCCATCCACCCCGATCCAGCCGAGGCCAGCCTGGACCTGCGCGTAGGCTCCGTACGGGCTGATCGACTCGCCGTCGACAGAGACTGTAATTTCGGGGAGTTCTTGTGGCGACCCCTGGTTGGGGATGTTCCCGAGGTCGTTCGGCGCTCGGAAGCGGATCGCGACAGCGCCCTGGTCAGCCGGGATGGCGTGCTCCAGCTCCACGTCGAACTCGACATATGACCCCGCAGTTTCGAGAGTGATGATCTCGCCATTCGAAGCGCCATCCAACGACCCGCGGAAGTCGACCTGGTTGTCGTTGATGTTCTCCGCTTCCCGGAGGTGCGATGTCCGAGCGAGTGTCGATCCTTCGCCGTCCGAAGCGGGAGCCAGCCCAGATGCGGCGATGATCGGGGACGTTGGGTCCGACGGGTCAAACTGCTCGGCCCAGTCGGTTTCCGAGTCTCCCGTGCTGATCGTCAGCGTCTCGCTCGTCGTTTCTGGGATGTCGATGTTGGCCGTGAGATCGGTGTAGGTTTCGATGATCTGCTCGGCGGCCTCGTAGACCGGGATCACGTCGAACTGTTCGGTGACGCGCACGTCGAGGTCGCGCCCGCCGATGCCGACGAGCGTGGTCGTGCTCCCGGGCCCGTCCTCGGGGGCGACGAACTCCTCGATGGGCTGGGGGCGGCCGTCCTTCCAGACGCGCATCGGCGCCCCCTCGAACGATTCGAGCCGCCACTGCTCGCCGGCTTCGACCGGGATCTCGCCTCGCTTGTAGTCGTACGGTGCCGGCGCGATGCGCGCCTGGTCATCGTAGACCGTCGGCGTCCAGGTGTAGTCGCTGTCGGGGTGGTCGACCTCGACGTACCAGCCGGTCGCGGGGACGTTCGACATCTATTCGTTCACCCGTGTTCGCTCGACGAGCTCGGCGCCGGCCGCGGGGTCCGACCCCTGCGTACTCGCGATGGCGTCGACGCGGTCGACCAGCCCCTGCGGTGGGCTCGATGCGTTCGGCGGGACCATCCAGAGGGCGTCGTCGTAGCCGCGCTTGAGCGAGCAGTTGAGGTTCTGCGTCGTCAGCGCTGACGTGCTGGTGTCCCGGAACTCGACCTGCAGGTCGATGCGGGCGAGTCCGATGTGCGTCACGTCGACGTCGAAGAGCCGCCAGTCACTGGTGAGGTCCAGCTGGACGCGGTCGTAGTGGGCGTCGGCGTCGTTCCACCGGTAGGCCTCGATGCGGCCGCGATTCTCGTCGAACCGAAGCCGTAGTCGACCCGTCTCAGCTACCGGCGCCCCGACGAAGTCGTGACCCGTGGAGTAGACCCTGCCCCAGCGGACTGCATCTGTCCCCCCACCACCGACCGTCGCGTCACCGACCGTCGCCGTCCCGACTTCGCTGCCGCCCCCCTCGTCTACGACGACAGTCTTCGACCGACCGTTGTCGTCCCAGAGATGGACATCTGCTTGGTATTCGTCCGTGTAGTCGAGCGTGTAGATCAACGTCGGTTGCGAGAACGACGGTTCGGTCGCGTCGTAGATCTCGAAGTCCGTGCGCTCGCCGGCGACCGTCCGTTGCACGGTCGCGTCCTCGATGGCGCCGGAGCCGCCCCGGTCGTCGAACCAGCGGACCTTCTCGGCGCCGGCGTGGAGCCCGATCTCGGCGTCGCCTCCATCGCCGAACGGGTTGTCGACCGCGTCCGGCCGGGCCGCGACCGCCCGCCAGTGTGAGCCGCGTGTCCCCTCTTCCGTGAGTCGGATGTCGAGGCGGTGGACGATGTCGCTCGACGCGATAGGGCGGGCGGACTGGTCGTCGTCGATGACGTAGTAGCCGTCCCGCTGCGGATCCGATCCGCTCGGGGACGCGTACGGTACCGCGCCGATAGTCGACGCGCCGGCGAGCTCTTCGACTGCT
The window above is part of the Halosimplex rubrum genome. Proteins encoded here:
- a CDS encoding plastocyanin/azurin family copper-binding protein; its protein translation is MSNVPATGWYVEVDHPDSDYTWTPTVYDDQARIAPAPYDYKRGEIPVEAGEQWRLESFEGAPMRVWKDGRPQPIEEFVAPEDGPGSTTTLVGIGGRDLDVRVTEQFDVIPVYEAAEQIIETYTDLTANIDIPETTSETLTISTGDSETDWAEQFDPSDPTSPIIAASGLAPASDGEGSTLARTSHLREAENINDNQVDFRGSLDGASNGEIITLETAGSYVEFDVELEHAIPADQGAVAIRFRAPNDLGNIPNQGSPQELPEITVSVDGESISPYGAYAQVQAGLGWIGVDGWNDDLAPGTHSVRVECTQTASGSPDYGDWFNNTPNYDGTTEDLRGNASVQIDVGNNGSRTFEHPTSGEPAIWVDPGTDVTWQWDDDTESHNVVEETGEFDSGVPITSTSVTYGPVTFDDEGVYRYYCETHGSTDNSSDGMKGAVVVGTDYDSLQNAEMDLDAVTLYDQRYHDVNAFSESTNANDALKYPADYPVGNGGSIPIQAFDGESQVRAVTGGEISVAVDDASGIERLGLSNDRGVSYTDSSAGVSTFSTDFADIGEALRWRVGLRGYGSRTDTTPTQGFERPVLDSWTLDAELEDIPLLVDQTYDGSAKTVLNEIAQQYGDAFWAIDTDAEGNLSFEWAEPGQRTADRDAPVLDFSATKTVENAVEKVTIKGSKQITRDEQVTADHGTWVDLPDTNLLLGQESVADANSSTEYSYRTDYELDAVDGRIRTLASGTIADGQALSVDYWYKPESSHTVDGAGSNPREIVRDLPNLPTERACGQVARILAQDLSEPLYEATVDLPPDASDWSVVEAIDLSQLPYDALEPRDTEETPEGVRLRLGSRDSAAERVGQIRALLGSTVRRS
- a CDS encoding metallophosphoesterase family protein, translating into MSDKVLFNDGDQLSEQNLAQRAAKSNQTDYVERGMSVTPNGDGTIDIGSGHAVVRDADRAWDVFPDPRAGLPLQDSSGTNHVFLTFDAGASDVDESLNYHIDADGSEPSTPSLLIAIVDAGAGAVAEQNSDPSISAEQLNTKPLKVGYWTDSHWGNSSNNSFVSQTALEAKIDEFAADMNSWGDGGADLVILGGDITTEDNSSQSNSQQRITDFRDYLEGQLNDSIPYHMVWGNHEFANAGTWDYQWSYGPWGISEDSDTYYSIDKHHGKIIVLNTGFNDGSEANLDSSVPSGQFDWFKNELESTNKPVYVFTHTPIPPGTHSGYDNIGLYDQAKYGHLIDQHDNIELVTFGHSHHLSNFGRSPSFDHSLVQRWGQTPYFYQHFPHGVGITGTDFDGSVTPYGKLHIYQDGHWWMQQSYAGDDTDYRTDWQSNGGIEPTVEETWESLSWGYQDAITSLDGYQTTEVGSNSAVTIQQTGRPHYQLDVDNSASGNKAAMMMQRSAAPLTNAEGVDWADMVLNVVCEIDNMTDFAGHIGRGFTAAGGQTFVGLYFNSGNTNLWASDGTDFQTGAATLPNPTGGPTHYQIRMTRSLDRISASVDHNTENGAWMCDEHVPPLDNSTTSADAQSHLYLFNAEARTKSATAQTLRIYDWNIEIAPRLNMTV
- a CDS encoding helix-turn-helix transcriptional regulator, translated to MAVQPTGVLTPDELNDTDGRVLDVLHDGRVTPQYVAGELDVSRTYASERLKRLVEHNHVRKLASGLYELADDPREEDSAAADESDLRARLQDALEARDDAQARADRLADRVADLEAQLDDARGGQDTDTGTVAEAADALARGLNRLPDDAPGRTSLEDARALLEGAVGDD